The genomic window CAAACTCAGCCCGGCGTCTAGGCAGACGACCACCAGGTCGAGGAAATCCGGCAACGCGTTGCGGAGCATCAGTTGGTAGCGATGGACCGCCCGATTGAGCCACATGCTGGGCAGCAGATACCCGATGCCTGCCAGAAAAAAAGCGGCAAACAAAGCCGGCACTAATGGCAACCACGCAGCGAGAGCGGCGATCAACACAACGCCCGCGGGCACCGACGTCAACAGCAACCGCAGTGTGTTCAAACGCGAAGCCACGCTGGGACGGTGGATCCCCGCCTTGGTCAAGCGGGCATGAAAGCAATCGTGATCGGCGCCGGGCAACAGTTCCGCCAACTTTCCCGCCGTACCGCTCACCCAGTGCTTGGGCGGAGTATTGTCGGACGTGGCAGCCACGGATTCGGCGCCCGTGCGGACTTCGGTCAGATCACTGACGCGACAACGAATCCGAAACCAATAGGGATCGAAACACCGCATCAGGCAATACATGGCCAAGCTGACCGTGGCAAATACCCCGACGGTGCCTAGCACCTGCGAAGAAACAAACGAAGACGTCATAGTTTAATACTCGAAGTTGACAATACGATGAATCCAGAAGGCACCAATCACTTGAGCCACAGCCGTAGCCGCCAACAAATACGGCCGTTCAAGCAGCAAGCTGGCGTAATCGGGCGAGAAACAAAAGATCGCGACAAACGCCAAGATGGGCAGCACAATTAGCACCAAAGCCTGCATCCGTCCTTCGCCGGTCAACGCGCGGATACGATTCTTTAATCGCATGCGTTTGCGCACGATCCCCGCCAAATTATCCAACAGTTCCACCAGGTCCCCGCCGGAACGGGTCTGCACCAATAACGCCACCACAAAGATCTGCAATTCCATGATCTGAGTTCGATCGGCCAATTTGCGGAGGGCCAGGTCGCGACTCATCCCCAGGTCCTGCTGTTCATAGCACAGTGCGAATTCCTCTTTGACCGGCGATTGATAGTCTTCGGCAATCATCCGCAGCGCTGCCGGCACGGTCTGGCCGGCGCCGACGGCACGGCTGATGATCTGAAACACTTCGGGCAACTGCCGCGTCAATTTGCGTTGTCGGGAGTTGCGTTTGCCATACACCACGGCCAGCGGTAGCAACGCTCCTAACGGCAAAGCCAGCAGCGCCAGCCAAGGACTCCACAGCATCGCGCATCCGGATAACATCAATCCGCTGCCGGCCGAACCGACCAGGAACAATCGCAGGGAACAGGACAGCCCAGCCCGTTCCAACAATCGAGTCAACCAATCGCCAAGTCCGATCAGCAAATTGGCCTGCTGGTGACGGTTGCTGGACAGTTCGTTAAACAGTGTCAGCGCCTGCCCTTCCTGCTCACCGCCGGGTTCGGTCAGGGACAGCAAACGTTCCTGAACCCCCATGCGATAACGAAACAACCAGCTATGCGCCATCGCGGCGGTGGAGAAAGCTAGGCAACCGACCGACAAAAATACCACCGTCAAGAGAATTAGTTGAATCATCGTGTGGCCCTCACTTGATCAATCCGTTCGGTCCTCAACACGCCCTCACGGAAGTACATTCGCGGAACTTTCAAACCGCAGCGATGCAGCCGCTCCAAACACAGCGGGATCAGTCCCTTCGATTCGAACTGGCCTTGAATGTTTCCTTTTGTATCCACGCCGGTCTGCCGGTAGACGAACAAGTCGTGCATGTTGATGTTCTCGCCATGCAGGCCCGTGACCTCGGATATCTGCACGATCTTGCGAGCCCCGTTGGGCAGTCTGGCCACCTGCACCACCAAGTGGATGGAAGCGGCGATCTGCCGATGAATGAAGCTCATTGGCAACTCCGGCGCCGCCATGTTGACCAGCATTTCTAATCGGGTAAGTGCTTCGCGAGAATCGTTGGCATGAATCGTCGACATGCCTCCATCGTGGCCGGTGTTCATAGCCTGCAGCATGTCAAAGGCTTCTCGACCGCGGCACTCGCCAACAATGATGCGATCGGGACGCATTCGCAGGGCGTTGCGGATCAAGTCTCGCGATGTCACTTCGCCTTTTCCATCGAGGTTGGCGACCCGCGTTTCCATGCGCGCCACGTGAGGCTGCTGCAACTGTAACTCGGCAGCATCTTCGATGGTTGCGATTCTATCTTTACTGGAGATAAACCCCGACAACAGATTTAATAGGGTGGTTTTACCGCTGCCCGTGCCACCCGAAACTAAAATATTCAAGCGAGCACGCACACAGGCGGCCAAGAAATCGAGCATGGCGGGAGCAGCCGATTTTGCCGCGATCAAACGCCTGGTATCGATCCTACGGTTGTTGAACCGGCGAATCGAAACCAAAGCGCCGTCCAAAGCCAGCGGATGGATCACCGCGTTCAGTCGACTACCATCCAGCAGCCGGGCATCCACCATCGGACTGGACTCATCGATGCGTCGCCCCACCCGCCCGACTATCCGCCGCACGATGTCGACCAAATGATCGTTGTCGCGAAACTTGATCGACGTTAGTTCCAGCATACCGCGACGTTCCACGTACACACATTCCGGCCCGTTGACCAGAATGTCCGATACCGTGGGGTCTTGCATCAAAGGTTCCAGGGGGCCCAATCCCAAAGTCTCATCCAACAACTCGTCCACTAGTCGCTGGCGATCGACCAAGGACAACAGATCCGAGTTGCGTCGCGTCAGCTCTTCGGCCCCGCGTCGCAACTCTTCACGCAATCGTTCCTGGTTCACCGAACGGGATACCGCCAGATTGATATCACTGATCAGCTTCTCGTGAATCTCGGCTTTTAATTGTTGAAAGCGATACTCGCGGGTGGCGGGATC from Roseimaritima ulvae includes these protein-coding regions:
- a CDS encoding type II secretion system F family protein, with amino-acid sequence MTSSFVSSQVLGTVGVFATVSLAMYCLMRCFDPYWFRIRCRVSDLTEVRTGAESVAATSDNTPPKHWVSGTAGKLAELLPGADHDCFHARLTKAGIHRPSVASRLNTLRLLLTSVPAGVVLIAALAAWLPLVPALFAAFFLAGIGYLLPSMWLNRAVHRYQLMLRNALPDFLDLVVVCLDAGLSLQESVKRVGEELRFMHPSFAFELEIVQRDIELGSSVDRALQRFASRTDYDAVRTLSTLIREGQKFGTNVSEALRGHSEMLRLQREHTAEENAQKASVKIILPTMVFIFPAIFIVLVSPAAFKIQEAFVGK
- a CDS encoding type II secretion system F family protein, coding for MIQLILLTVVFLSVGCLAFSTAAMAHSWLFRYRMGVQERLLSLTEPGGEQEGQALTLFNELSSNRHQQANLLIGLGDWLTRLLERAGLSCSLRLFLVGSAGSGLMLSGCAMLWSPWLALLALPLGALLPLAVVYGKRNSRQRKLTRQLPEVFQIISRAVGAGQTVPAALRMIAEDYQSPVKEEFALCYEQQDLGMSRDLALRKLADRTQIMELQIFVVALLVQTRSGGDLVELLDNLAGIVRKRMRLKNRIRALTGEGRMQALVLIVLPILAFVAIFCFSPDYASLLLERPYLLAATAVAQVIGAFWIHRIVNFEY
- a CDS encoding CpaF family protein; the protein is MPTPTIVDPATREYRFQQLKAEIHEKLISDINLAVSRSVNQERLREELRRGAEELTRRNSDLLSLVDRQRLVDELLDETLGLGPLEPLMQDPTVSDILVNGPECVYVERRGMLELTSIKFRDNDHLVDIVRRIVGRVGRRIDESSPMVDARLLDGSRLNAVIHPLALDGALVSIRRFNNRRIDTRRLIAAKSAAPAMLDFLAACVRARLNILVSGGTGSGKTTLLNLLSGFISSKDRIATIEDAAELQLQQPHVARMETRVANLDGKGEVTSRDLIRNALRMRPDRIIVGECRGREAFDMLQAMNTGHDGGMSTIHANDSREALTRLEMLVNMAAPELPMSFIHRQIAASIHLVVQVARLPNGARKIVQISEVTGLHGENINMHDLFVYRQTGVDTKGNIQGQFESKGLIPLCLERLHRCGLKVPRMYFREGVLRTERIDQVRATR